In Arthrobacter sp. SLBN-83, one DNA window encodes the following:
- a CDS encoding thermonuclease family protein, protein MKRTPSGSVFGGLIAAVLCIVTLTGCEDLPKAPGVPGTPSTSTAAAQDPGQVSSGKPASVETKVIRVIDGDTVAVLPVAGLLEATDKHIGIPEHTVRLLGIDAPEMNYHKDAEPECGARAATDHLGGILPQGMPVTIEYDPGADRTDRYGRSLAYVITPAHNDAARQQVTDGYAMPWFPKGEPEPQRIPEYRTAADNAVALHAGAHSQCSSIGRG, encoded by the coding sequence ATGAAGCGCACCCCCTCCGGATCTGTCTTCGGCGGCCTCATCGCCGCCGTGCTCTGTATCGTCACGCTGACCGGCTGCGAGGACCTGCCGAAGGCCCCCGGCGTCCCGGGTACGCCGTCCACCAGCACTGCGGCAGCCCAGGACCCGGGACAGGTGTCCTCTGGCAAACCGGCGAGCGTGGAGACCAAAGTCATCCGTGTCATCGACGGCGACACCGTCGCCGTGCTGCCGGTGGCCGGCCTGCTCGAGGCGACCGACAAGCATATCGGGATCCCCGAGCACACAGTCAGGCTCCTGGGCATCGACGCGCCCGAAATGAACTATCACAAGGATGCCGAGCCCGAGTGCGGCGCTAGGGCCGCCACTGATCATCTTGGCGGCATCCTGCCGCAGGGCATGCCAGTGACCATCGAGTACGACCCCGGGGCAGACAGAACTGACCGTTATGGCCGTTCTCTCGCCTACGTCATCACACCGGCCCACAACGATGCCGCGCGACAGCAGGTCACCGACGGCTACGCCATGCCCTGGTTCCCCAAGGGCGAGCCGGAGCCCCAGCGGATCCCCGAGTACCGCACGGCGGCTGACAACGCCGTGGCACTGCATGCCGGTGCGCACTCACAGTGCTCCTCCATCGGCCGCGGCTGA